In one window of Epinephelus fuscoguttatus linkage group LG20, E.fuscoguttatus.final_Chr_v1 DNA:
- the ccr10 gene encoding C-C chemokine receptor type 10 yields MRNISNSTDMESWTHEYGDFGDYFNYSFFNTSNISDYDDLDSDFCEAGDQEFTIKTFQTCVFCLIFLLGVVGNFLVIATFALYRRLRLRSMTDVFLFHLALADLLLLLTLPFQAVDTQLGWIFSVTLCRATRACYAINTYSGLLLLACISVDRYMVVARAQEMLRLRSQILTAGKVAAVGVWLVAVLLSLPEILYAGVSGSGSDAYCGMLTSGRVKMATNGCIIAVFCLSFFVMVTCYSSIAQVLWEGNTQRRGKQWHRQRTLKLMVALVLVFLVFQLPYTVVLSLKMAGQFCGLLLEYITCTLAFTRCCLNPILYALVGVRFRNDVLRLIQDFGCQCCLWAMPQSVSSSSISPSSPASKVLSVCSPASPEPSYSSNETVPMKFQFPPIK; encoded by the exons ATGCGTAACATCTCAAACAGCACAG ACATGGAGTCATGGACCCATGAATACGGCGACTTTGGTGATTATTTCAACTACTCTTTTTTTAACACAAGTAACATCTCAGACTATGATGATTTGGACTCTGACTTTTGTGAAGCTGGAGATCAGGAGTTCACCATCAAAACCTTCCAGACGTGTGTGTTCTGCCTGATCTTCCTGTTGGGCGTGGTGGGAAACTTCCTGGTGATTGCCACCTTTGCTCTCTACCGCCGCCTCCGTCTTCGCTCCATGACTGACGTCTTCCTGTTCCACCTGGCGCTGGCTGACCTTCTCCTACTCCTCACGCTCCCATTTCAGGCCGTCGACACTCAGCTTGGTTGGATCTTCTCTGTCACCCTCTGCAGAGCCACACGTGCGTGCTACGCCATCAACACCTACAGTGGACTCCTGCTGCTGGCCTGCATCAGCGTTGACCGCTACATGGTGGTGGCACGAGCCCAGGAGATGCTCAGGCTGCGCAGTCAGATACTAACAGCTGGCAAAGTCGCTGCTGTGGGTGTGTGGCTTGTTGCGGTGCTCCTCAGCCTGCCTGAAATCCTCTACGCTGGGGTGTCAGGGTCCGGCAGTGATGCATACTGCGGCATGCTGACAAGTGGAAGAGTCAAAATGGCGACCAATGGTTGCATCATTGCTGTCTTCTGCCTGTCCTTCTTTGTAATGGTCACATGCTACTCTTCGATCGCTCAAGTGCTGTGGGAAGGGAACACACAGCGTCGGGGGAAGCAGTGGCACCGGCAGCGCACCTTGAAGCTAATGGTGGCTCTGGTCCTGGTTTTCCTGGTGTTCCAGCTGCCGTACACGGTGGTGCTGTCACTTAAAATGGCAGGGCAGTTCTGCGGTCTCTTGCTGGAGTACATCACCTGCACTTTGGCATTCACCCGCTGCTGCCTCAACCCCATCCTGTACGCCCTGGTGGGTGTGCGCTTCCGTAACGACGTCTTGAGGCTCATCCAAGATTTCGGCTGCCAGTGTTGCCTCTGGGCGATGCCACAGAGTGTGagctcctcctccatctcccccTCCTCACCTGCTTCCAAAGTGCTCTCAGTTTGCTCTCCAGCATCCCCCGAACCGAGTTACTCCAGCAACGAGACTGTGCCCATGAAGTTTCAGTTTCCACCAATCAAATAA